In Trichocoleus desertorum NBK24, the following are encoded in one genomic region:
- the glnT gene encoding type III glutamate--ammonia ligase: MTETLTPESQALKESLQDQGVKYALASFVDIHGMCKAKSVPLNHWGQMMSGSELFTGAALDGVPQDVSDEEVSARPDPNSATILPWNSELVWLASDLYLKGEPFEACSRGILKRVLAEAASMGFTFNLGIETEFFLLKEGEDGKVMPVSDRDTLAKPCYDLQGLLDNYTWVTEIVEAMNSLGWDVYSFDHEDGNGQFETDFAYCDALKMADRFTFFRLMVKEIARKHGFFATFMPKPFANRTGSGAHYNMSLADIQTGENLFYEPDDTRGCKLSKLGYQFIAGILKHAPAICAVIAPTVNSYKRLVARGSMSGFTWAPIYVCYGNNNRTNMLRIPLAGGRVECRAADIASNPYLGAAMLLAAGLEGVREGVDPGEPHVENMYNYSLEQLEEMGIRFLPRNLGEAIAAFASDPLSEKVMGPLMYKSYIEFKSQEWEEYHTHVSDWEIQRYLKFF, translated from the coding sequence ATGACTGAAACCCTAACTCCAGAATCACAAGCACTCAAAGAATCTCTGCAAGATCAAGGCGTGAAGTATGCCCTGGCTAGTTTTGTCGATATCCACGGCATGTGCAAAGCCAAATCCGTACCACTGAACCACTGGGGCCAAATGATGTCAGGGTCAGAGCTGTTTACTGGGGCCGCTCTGGATGGCGTGCCACAGGATGTTAGCGACGAAGAAGTGTCAGCCCGTCCAGACCCCAACTCAGCGACTATCTTGCCCTGGAATTCAGAACTGGTTTGGTTAGCTAGCGATCTTTACCTGAAAGGAGAACCTTTTGAAGCTTGCTCTCGCGGCATCCTCAAGCGAGTTCTAGCTGAAGCCGCTTCGATGGGGTTTACCTTCAATTTAGGAATCGAAACTGAGTTTTTTCTCCTGAAAGAAGGAGAAGATGGCAAAGTCATGCCAGTGAGCGATCGCGACACCTTAGCCAAACCTTGCTACGACCTGCAAGGACTGCTGGATAATTACACCTGGGTGACAGAAATTGTCGAAGCCATGAATAGTCTGGGATGGGATGTCTACTCCTTCGACCACGAAGATGGCAATGGCCAGTTTGAAACCGATTTCGCTTATTGTGATGCCCTAAAAATGGCCGATCGCTTTACCTTCTTTCGGCTCATGGTGAAAGAGATCGCTCGCAAGCATGGCTTTTTCGCCACTTTCATGCCCAAACCTTTTGCCAATCGAACGGGAAGCGGCGCTCACTACAATATGTCCTTGGCTGATATCCAAACAGGAGAGAATCTGTTTTATGAACCTGACGATACGCGAGGTTGTAAGCTCTCCAAACTCGGCTATCAGTTCATTGCAGGTATCCTCAAACATGCTCCTGCCATCTGCGCCGTCATTGCCCCTACGGTCAATAGCTACAAGCGGTTGGTAGCCAGAGGCAGTATGTCAGGTTTCACTTGGGCTCCCATCTACGTCTGCTACGGCAACAACAACCGCACCAATATGTTGCGGATTCCCTTAGCAGGTGGACGAGTGGAATGTCGTGCCGCTGATATTGCCAGCAATCCCTATCTTGGTGCCGCCATGCTGCTAGCCGCCGGATTAGAGGGAGTTCGGGAGGGGGTCGATCCAGGGGAGCCTCATGTTGAAAACATGTATAACTACTCGTTAGAGCAATTGGAGGAGATGGGGATTCGCTTCCTACCGCGTAACTTGGGAGAGGCGATCGCCGCTTTTGCCAGCGACCCGTTGAGCGAAAAGGTGATGGGGCCATTAATGTACAAATCTTACATTGAGTTCAAGTCCCAGGAATGGGAGGAATATCACACCCATGTCTCCGATTGGGAAATCCAGCGGTATTTAAAGTTCTTCTAA
- a CDS encoding MBL fold metallo-hydrolase, with amino-acid sequence MCNKPVCEHWFSTQRLRDDLYLITEPHYYAYNRANLWLIKGQTQDLLIDTGLGVASLRQHIAALIDKPLLAIASHIHFDHAGGLYEFDDRAIHAAEAEALRRGDDYEALCLPEQGWVKPEHFDLLPHAGFTVEQYTLQAVEPTQILQEGDVLDLGDRALEVLHLPGHSAGCIALYDPVSQELFSGDVIYDSELLDELHCSHIPTYTATYERLQKLPVETVYPGHYTIFGQERYHQIMQDYLERRRQPGCPIEALPGSVRP; translated from the coding sequence ATGTGCAACAAACCTGTCTGTGAGCATTGGTTTTCCACCCAGCGGCTGCGAGACGACCTGTATCTAATTACAGAGCCTCACTACTACGCCTACAATCGCGCCAATCTTTGGCTAATCAAAGGCCAAACTCAAGATCTACTGATTGATACAGGGCTAGGAGTAGCGAGTTTGCGACAACATATTGCTGCCCTGATTGATAAGCCTTTGCTAGCGATCGCCTCTCACATTCATTTCGACCATGCAGGCGGACTGTATGAGTTTGATGACCGAGCCATTCATGCGGCGGAAGCAGAAGCTTTGCGACGAGGCGATGATTATGAGGCGCTGTGCTTACCAGAGCAGGGCTGGGTGAAACCGGAACACTTTGATTTGCTACCTCACGCTGGGTTTACGGTGGAGCAGTACACCCTCCAAGCCGTTGAACCCACCCAAATTTTGCAAGAAGGAGATGTCCTAGACTTAGGCGATCGCGCTTTAGAAGTGTTGCATCTACCGGGACATTCCGCTGGCTGTATCGCTTTGTACGATCCTGTCTCACAAGAGTTGTTCTCTGGCGATGTGATCTATGACAGTGAGTTACTAGATGAACTGCATTGCAGCCACATCCCCACCTACACAGCCACCTACGAGCGCTTGCAAAAGCTACCTGTAGAAACGGTCTATCCCGGTCACTACACTATTTTTGGCCAGGAACGATATCACCAAATCATGCAGGATTATCTAGAGCGCCGCCGCCAACCAGGATGCCCAATTGAGGCTCTGCCGGGAAGTGTGAGACCATGA
- a CDS encoding ABC transporter permease — protein MTQSSLANSESSREYHYLQPSTFWSIRQGFPKSLSLLLIAISLVVPLLLWTVVSSLGWVSPIFLPSPALVFQAGLKMFTEDNLALDVLVSSGRVLAGFLAAAIIGVPMGLAMGTFYSLDSLFAPLVGVVRYMPVTAFVPLIVIWLGLGEPSKILIIMLGVVLYNAIMVADAVKFIPNEMINVAYTLGATRRNVVFKVIIPAAFPSVLDTLRVNISGAWNFLVIAELVAAQNGLGFKIIQAQRFLQTEKVLFCIALIGVIGVVIDYGLKSLSQKLTPWADQIRH, from the coding sequence GTGACTCAATCCAGCCTAGCGAATTCAGAATCTAGCCGCGAATATCACTATTTGCAGCCCTCAACTTTTTGGAGTATTCGTCAAGGATTTCCTAAATCCCTATCTTTGCTCCTCATTGCCATCTCCCTAGTCGTTCCGTTATTACTCTGGACTGTGGTTAGCTCTTTGGGATGGGTGTCACCAATCTTTTTGCCTTCCCCAGCCCTTGTATTTCAAGCTGGCCTCAAAATGTTTACTGAAGACAATCTAGCGTTAGATGTCTTAGTCAGCAGTGGTCGTGTCTTGGCTGGTTTTCTCGCAGCCGCAATCATTGGCGTACCGATGGGATTGGCAATGGGCACATTCTATAGCCTGGATAGTTTGTTTGCTCCCTTGGTCGGTGTTGTGCGTTATATGCCTGTGACTGCCTTTGTGCCATTAATTGTGATTTGGCTCGGCTTGGGAGAGCCTTCCAAAATCTTGATCATCATGTTGGGAGTGGTGTTGTATAACGCCATTATGGTGGCGGACGCAGTGAAGTTTATCCCCAATGAGATGATCAATGTGGCTTACACATTGGGGGCAACTCGGCGGAATGTCGTCTTTAAAGTGATTATCCCTGCTGCCTTCCCTAGTGTCCTCGATACGCTTCGCGTCAACATTTCTGGAGCTTGGAACTTCCTGGTCATTGCAGAACTGGTAGCGGCTCAAAATGGTTTAGGCTTCAAAATTATCCAAGCTCAACGCTTTCTGCAAACCGAAAAAGTGTTATTCTGCATTGCCTTAATTGGCGTAATTGGCGTTGTAATTGACTACGGCTTAAAATCGCTTTCGCAAAAGCTAACACCTTGGGCCGACCAAATTCGACATTAA
- a CDS encoding cysteine hydrolase family protein, with protein sequence MSFQFNPQTTALICIDFQTGVFTGEGGLPHVGTAEVLPKAKQVLAAARAAKMPIIHFKEIHRKEMVDFGRELDGAEPIHCLETWPSTDYYWELAPIEGEFAISKRRYSCFFGTDLEILLRGLKVDTLILMGTMTNVCVHYTAAEAHHRDHHFHVIEDCCAGSDWEAHWAALKAMAYLQRSARIKHDEFIQATQLITPAAIA encoded by the coding sequence ATGTCTTTCCAATTTAATCCCCAAACCACAGCACTGATCTGTATTGACTTCCAAACAGGTGTGTTTACTGGCGAGGGTGGATTACCCCATGTGGGTACAGCCGAGGTTTTGCCAAAAGCTAAGCAAGTATTAGCAGCCGCGCGAGCCGCCAAAATGCCCATCATCCACTTTAAGGAAATCCATCGCAAGGAAATGGTGGACTTTGGCCGAGAACTGGATGGTGCAGAACCGATCCATTGCTTGGAGACTTGGCCGAGCACCGACTATTACTGGGAACTCGCCCCAATTGAGGGAGAATTTGCTATTAGTAAACGCCGCTATAGCTGCTTCTTTGGCACTGACCTGGAAATACTCCTACGAGGCTTAAAAGTTGATACCCTAATCTTGATGGGCACGATGACCAATGTCTGTGTCCACTACACCGCCGCCGAAGCCCACCACCGCGACCATCACTTTCATGTGATCGAGGATTGCTGTGCTGGCTCCGATTGGGAGGCTCACTGGGCAGCACTGAAGGCGATGGCATATCTGCAACGATCGGCCCGAATTAAGCACGATGAATTTATCCAGGCAACTCAATTAATAACTCCAGCGGCGATCGCCTAA
- a CDS encoding creatininase family protein yields the protein MTCPEHPTNQPVLWEELTWEQITQLREGGINMVILPIGATEQHGLHLPVGVDTLSAIAVAHGVSAQTGIPVLPALSYGCSLGHSKKWPGTISLRPETLAKLILEIAEWVYSAGFQRLLLLNGHVTNWAPLRCGLENVRHSYPDLRIALRSLWEITPQIHQFYHQDAANFHANCAETSMMLALRPDLVQMDKALDEPNRSAGCFFAYTVNKESVHGAVGTPSQADFNFGKQILESCVAELSAQLQRAMTEGTPLEEMPPTIQ from the coding sequence ATGACTTGCCCAGAACACCCTACTAACCAGCCTGTGCTCTGGGAAGAACTAACTTGGGAACAGATCACCCAACTGCGGGAGGGCGGGATCAACATGGTGATCCTCCCGATTGGAGCAACTGAGCAACATGGTCTGCATTTGCCCGTCGGGGTAGATACTCTCTCCGCGATCGCCGTAGCTCATGGAGTTTCCGCTCAAACAGGTATCCCCGTGTTACCTGCCTTATCCTATGGCTGCTCTCTAGGTCATTCTAAAAAGTGGCCAGGGACTATCTCTCTGCGGCCTGAAACTTTAGCCAAGTTAATTCTAGAAATTGCCGAGTGGGTTTATAGTGCTGGGTTTCAGCGTTTGCTTCTGCTGAATGGTCACGTCACCAACTGGGCACCGCTGCGTTGTGGTCTAGAAAATGTGCGGCATAGCTATCCCGATCTCCGGATTGCACTGCGATCGCTTTGGGAAATCACCCCCCAGATTCACCAGTTCTATCACCAGGATGCGGCTAACTTTCATGCCAACTGTGCCGAGACTTCGATGATGTTGGCGTTACGTCCCGATCTGGTGCAGATGGATAAAGCGCTAGATGAACCCAATCGCTCTGCAGGTTGCTTTTTTGCCTATACCGTCAATAAAGAGAGTGTTCATGGAGCGGTGGGAACCCCTAGCCAAGCAGATTTCAACTTTGGCAAACAAATCTTAGAAAGCTGTGTGGCAGAACTCAGCGCCCAACTGCAACGAGCCATGACGGAAGGAACTCCCCTAGAAGAGATGCCTCCCACCATTCAGTAA